The Vibrio echinoideorum genome includes a region encoding these proteins:
- a CDS encoding YcgN family cysteine cluster protein: MTNPFWQEKTLEQMTENEWESLCDGCGKCCLHKLMDEDSDEVYYTNVACSWLNDKTCSCKDYPNRFTSGEECLKLTRDKIHEFHWLPDTCAYRLLSESKPIPEWHPLITGSKSEMHAAGESVRNKVVYEIDVVDWEDHILNHPNR, encoded by the coding sequence ATGACGAATCCATTTTGGCAAGAAAAGACACTAGAGCAAATGACCGAGAACGAGTGGGAATCACTGTGTGACGGTTGTGGTAAGTGTTGCCTACATAAACTAATGGATGAAGATAGCGATGAAGTTTACTACACCAACGTGGCGTGCAGCTGGTTAAACGACAAAACATGTTCGTGTAAAGACTACCCGAACCGCTTCACTTCAGGTGAAGAGTGTTTGAAGCTTACTCGTGACAAGATTCATGAATTCCATTGGCTACCAGACACTTGTGCTTACCGCCTTCTATCAGAATCTAAGCCGATTCCTGAGTGGCATCCGTTGATTACGGGTTCTAAATCAGAGATGCATGCTGCAGGTGAAAGTGTTCGTAACAAAGTGGTATACGAAATCGATGTTGTCGATTGGGAAGACCACATCCTGAATCACCCGAATCGCTAA
- a CDS encoding alkaline phosphatase has product MKHFMKPIVTAVVTSTLSFNVLSAEIKNVILMIGDGMGPQQVGLLETYANRAPNSIYKGNKTALYQLAQEGVIGSSLTHPEDAIVVDSACSATMLATGIYSGSEVIGIDSQGNHVETVLEKAKKAGKATGLVSDTRLTHATPASFAAHQPHRSLENQIASDMLATGADVMLSGGLRHWIPKSTNDKGETYKQLEQLTQGDVYLKSKRKDDRNLLTEAEKNGYQLAFNRNMLDDAKGDKLLGLFAYSGMDDGIAYSNKKKSGERTQPSLKEMTQKALNILSKDEDGFFLMVEGGQIDWAGHSNDAGTMLHELLKFDEAIQAVYEWAKDREDTLVIVTADHETGSFGFSYSSNNLPKPQKRSGEAFADRDYAPNFNFGAFDILDGLYNQKQSYYGMISEFQKLDKALQTPEKLAEIVNKNSEFPITAEQAKNVLASKPNPYRLAQHKYLSAEEVPAINDFDAFFPYNDRGNLLAREQATGQNIVWGTGTHTHTPVNVFAWGPAEKILPVSKIMHHSELGEYIKQQVN; this is encoded by the coding sequence ATGAAGCACTTTATGAAACCAATTGTTACCGCAGTGGTAACCTCTACACTCTCATTCAACGTACTTTCAGCAGAAATCAAAAATGTCATTCTAATGATCGGCGATGGCATGGGACCTCAGCAAGTGGGTTTGTTAGAGACTTACGCAAATCGAGCGCCAAACTCTATCTACAAAGGGAACAAAACCGCCCTTTATCAACTTGCTCAAGAAGGGGTTATTGGTTCATCCCTAACGCATCCGGAAGACGCAATCGTAGTGGATTCAGCTTGCTCTGCGACCATGCTTGCAACGGGTATCTACAGCGGTTCAGAAGTGATCGGTATCGATTCACAGGGTAACCATGTTGAGACCGTACTTGAGAAAGCGAAAAAAGCAGGCAAAGCGACCGGCTTAGTGTCCGACACACGCTTAACTCACGCGACCCCGGCTTCTTTCGCCGCTCACCAACCTCACCGATCTTTAGAGAATCAAATTGCATCTGATATGTTAGCTACTGGCGCTGATGTGATGCTCTCTGGAGGGTTGCGTCACTGGATCCCTAAATCGACCAACGACAAAGGTGAAACTTATAAGCAGCTTGAGCAACTGACTCAAGGTGATGTTTACCTAAAATCAAAGCGTAAAGACGACCGTAACCTTCTCACTGAAGCAGAGAAAAACGGCTACCAACTGGCGTTTAACCGCAACATGCTAGACGACGCTAAGGGAGATAAACTACTTGGCCTATTCGCCTACTCAGGTATGGATGATGGCATCGCTTACAGTAATAAGAAAAAGAGTGGCGAACGAACTCAGCCAAGCCTGAAAGAGATGACACAAAAAGCGCTCAACATCCTATCCAAAGATGAAGATGGCTTTTTCCTAATGGTCGAAGGTGGCCAAATCGACTGGGCGGGACACAGTAACGATGCAGGCACCATGCTGCATGAACTGCTCAAGTTTGATGAAGCGATTCAAGCGGTGTATGAATGGGCAAAAGATCGTGAAGACACGCTCGTGATTGTGACCGCAGACCACGAGACAGGATCTTTCGGTTTCAGCTACTCGTCGAATAACCTACCAAAACCACAGAAACGCTCTGGCGAAGCCTTCGCTGATCGCGACTATGCACCCAACTTTAACTTTGGCGCATTCGATATTCTTGATGGTCTATACAATCAGAAGCAAAGCTACTACGGCATGATCAGCGAATTTCAGAAGCTGGATAAAGCGCTGCAAACACCTGAAAAGCTCGCTGAGATCGTCAACAAAAACAGTGAGTTCCCTATCACAGCTGAACAAGCGAAAAACGTATTAGCCAGTAAGCCGAACCCATACCGATTGGCTCAGCACAAATACTTGTCGGCAGAAGAAGTGCCTGCTATCAACGATTTCGATGCATTCTTCCCTTACAACGACCGTGGCAACTTGCTTGCTCGTGAACAAGCAACCGGCCAAAACATCGTTTGGGGTACAGGTACACATACTCACACACCAGTGAACGTATTTGCTTGGGGTCCTGCAGAGAAAATACTGCCTGTATCAAAAATCATGCACCACTCAGAACTGGGTGAGTACATTAAACAACAAGTAAACTAG
- a CDS encoding BCCT family transporter: protein MKNSFALIDKPTFFGAIALLLTIIFPLIMFPTQGAEWIAVAKTFMTDQLGFLYLALGLAACAFMVYVVFSDMGQIKLGEADEEPEFKTASWAAMLFCGGIGASILYWGCIEWAYYYQSPPFQLEPGSEEAVRWAATYGLFHWGPIAWSIYLIPAIPIAYFFYVRKQPVLKISSALMPVLGEHHSRGVAGKVVDILFIFGLLGGAATTLGLAAPLITEGLNHLFGLPKNNVTQVMVLLVCTAIFAYSSYAGLEKGIKILSNINFWGAMGLLIFVLIAGPTIFMLETGLDSIGRLLSNFFVMATWAEPFGGYGTFENTHFPQDWTIFYWAWWLVFAPSMGLFVARISRGRTIKQMVSGSIFFGSLGCFLFFMILGNYGLSLQLSGELDVVAILNEEGATKAIFSMLAQLPMSTLVIAVFTLLCIIFTATTFDSISYILASVVQNNVTEEPMRWNRMFWAFTLSFLPTILMFLGGLSTLQTAAIVGGLPLLAISVMLMISAVRATSLDLRHQENYIEPTINIEELPDMDPWSAEGMALAQFEKEKDAAQEAAELEREAYKALADVKKEIRAYVLEQGAQMETHELPENLQQALEQAENNLSTAQAKKVELSEQAQKARVAFNQVVAELPLA, encoded by the coding sequence GCATTCATGGTTTACGTTGTGTTCAGTGATATGGGACAAATTAAACTGGGTGAAGCTGATGAAGAACCTGAGTTCAAAACCGCATCATGGGCTGCAATGCTTTTCTGTGGTGGTATCGGGGCAAGTATCTTGTACTGGGGTTGTATCGAGTGGGCTTACTACTATCAATCACCACCTTTCCAACTAGAACCTGGCAGTGAAGAAGCCGTTCGTTGGGCTGCGACCTATGGTTTATTTCACTGGGGTCCAATTGCTTGGTCTATTTACCTAATCCCTGCAATTCCAATTGCCTACTTTTTCTATGTACGTAAACAACCTGTACTAAAAATTTCTAGCGCATTGATGCCAGTATTAGGTGAACACCATAGCCGCGGCGTTGCAGGTAAAGTTGTAGATATCCTATTCATCTTTGGTCTATTAGGTGGCGCAGCAACAACGTTAGGTTTAGCAGCACCTCTTATTACTGAAGGTCTTAACCACCTATTCGGCTTGCCAAAAAATAACGTCACTCAAGTTATGGTGCTTCTGGTTTGTACTGCGATATTCGCATACTCATCGTATGCTGGTTTGGAAAAAGGCATCAAGATCCTCAGTAACATCAACTTCTGGGGCGCAATGGGACTATTGATATTCGTCCTAATCGCTGGCCCAACGATTTTCATGCTTGAGACGGGTCTAGACTCGATTGGTCGCCTGTTGTCTAACTTCTTTGTGATGGCAACGTGGGCAGAACCATTCGGCGGCTACGGTACGTTCGAAAATACGCATTTCCCACAAGATTGGACCATTTTCTACTGGGCATGGTGGCTAGTTTTTGCACCAAGCATGGGCCTGTTTGTTGCGCGCATCTCTCGCGGCAGAACCATTAAACAAATGGTGTCAGGCTCTATCTTCTTTGGTTCATTAGGCTGCTTCTTATTCTTCATGATTTTAGGTAACTACGGTTTATCCCTACAGTTATCTGGTGAACTCGATGTCGTTGCAATCCTAAACGAAGAAGGCGCAACCAAAGCTATCTTCTCGATGCTGGCACAACTGCCGATGAGCACGTTAGTGATCGCCGTATTTACACTGCTGTGTATTATTTTTACTGCGACAACCTTTGACTCTATATCTTACATTTTGGCTTCTGTGGTTCAGAACAACGTGACCGAAGAGCCAATGCGTTGGAACCGTATGTTCTGGGCATTCACACTGTCGTTCTTACCAACGATTCTGATGTTCTTGGGCGGCCTAAGCACGCTTCAAACCGCTGCGATTGTTGGTGGCTTACCTCTACTGGCTATCTCTGTGATGTTGATGATCTCAGCCGTTCGTGCAACGAGCCTCGATTTGCGTCACCAAGAGAATTACATAGAGCCGACGATTAACATCGAAGAGCTTCCAGACATGGATCCATGGTCGGCAGAAGGTATGGCATTGGCACAGTTCGAGAAAGAGAAAGACGCAGCACAAGAAGCCGCAGAACTTGAACGTGAAGCTTATAAAGCCCTTGCTGATGTGAAGAAAGAAATCCGCGCTTATGTTCTTGAACAGGGTGCACAAATGGAAACACATGAGCTTCCTGAAAACCTACAACAAGCACTTGAGCAGGCTGAAAACAACCTAAGCACAGCTCAAGCGAAAAAAGTTGAGTTATCAGAGCAAGCTCAGAAAGCTCGAGTCGCGTTCAATCAGGTGGTTGCTGAACTGCCACTTGCTTGA
- a CDS encoding zinc/iron-chelating domain-containing protein, with product MECRLGCGACCVAPSITSAIPGMPNGKPAGVRCIQLNEQNLCQLFGLASRPKVCHQFKACPVICGKTDQEALDNLIELEAIT from the coding sequence ATGGAATGTCGCCTAGGTTGTGGAGCATGCTGTGTTGCTCCAAGTATTACATCTGCTATTCCTGGAATGCCAAATGGCAAGCCTGCTGGCGTGCGTTGCATTCAATTAAATGAACAAAATCTTTGCCAGCTATTTGGCCTAGCTTCACGCCCTAAAGTTTGTCACCAATTCAAAGCCTGTCCTGTCATTTGTGGCAAAACCGACCAAGAAGCACTTGATAACCTGATCGAATTAGAAGCCATTACTTAA